A genome region from Nitrospira sp. includes the following:
- the atpD gene encoding F0F1 ATP synthase subunit beta, with translation MSTGKVIQVIGPVVDVEFPPGQLPNIYNALKVTQEENKAAGKPAVRITLEVASHLGENRVRSIAMSTTDGLTRGMDVQDTGAPISVPVGRETLGRLINVLGEPVDEKGPIKAKKTYPIHRPAPRLEDQDTKTEVLETGIKVVDLLEPYSKGGKVGLFGGAGVGKTVIIMELINNIALHHGGFSVFAGVGERTREGNDLWHEMQESKVIDPDDYTKSKAALVYGQMNEPPGARLRVALTGLAVAEYFRDEENQDVLLFVDNIFRFTQAGSEVSALLGRMPSAVGYQPNLSTEMGALQERITSTKKGSITSVQAIYVPADDLTDPAPATAFAHLDATTVLSRQLAELGIYPAVDPLDSTSRILDPQVIGEEHYKVARGVQSVLQRYKDLQDIIAILGMDELSEDDKMAVARARKIQRFLSQPFHVAEAFTGAPGKYVKLKDTVRSFKEILEGKYDHLPEQAFYMVGPIEEAVAKAEKMGVKV, from the coding sequence CCGTGGTCGACGTGGAATTCCCTCCCGGTCAATTGCCGAATATCTACAATGCGCTCAAGGTGACGCAGGAAGAGAATAAGGCTGCCGGCAAGCCGGCCGTGCGGATCACGCTCGAAGTCGCCTCGCATCTTGGTGAAAATCGCGTGCGCAGCATCGCGATGTCGACGACTGACGGTCTGACTCGCGGCATGGATGTGCAGGATACCGGCGCCCCGATTTCTGTGCCTGTCGGTCGTGAGACCCTGGGTCGTCTGATCAACGTGTTGGGTGAGCCGGTCGATGAAAAGGGTCCGATCAAAGCGAAGAAAACCTACCCGATTCACCGGCCTGCGCCGCGCTTGGAAGATCAGGACACCAAGACCGAAGTGCTCGAGACCGGGATCAAGGTGGTCGACCTGTTAGAGCCCTACAGCAAGGGCGGTAAGGTCGGTCTCTTCGGCGGAGCCGGCGTCGGCAAGACCGTCATCATCATGGAGCTGATCAACAACATCGCGCTCCACCACGGTGGATTCTCGGTATTCGCGGGCGTGGGCGAGCGCACTCGTGAAGGTAACGACCTCTGGCACGAAATGCAGGAATCCAAGGTCATCGATCCCGACGACTATACCAAGTCCAAGGCGGCGCTGGTGTATGGCCAGATGAACGAGCCACCGGGAGCACGTCTCCGGGTTGCCTTGACTGGTCTGGCGGTCGCCGAGTACTTCCGCGACGAGGAAAATCAGGACGTGTTGTTGTTCGTCGACAACATCTTCCGGTTCACGCAGGCGGGATCGGAAGTGTCCGCGTTGCTTGGTCGTATGCCATCAGCGGTCGGTTATCAGCCCAACCTGTCCACGGAAATGGGCGCGCTGCAGGAACGGATCACGTCGACGAAGAAGGGATCCATCACCTCGGTGCAGGCGATTTACGTGCCGGCCGACGACTTGACCGATCCGGCCCCGGCGACGGCTTTTGCGCACTTGGATGCGACGACGGTGTTGTCACGGCAGTTGGCTGAGTTGGGTATTTACCCGGCGGTCGACCCTCTCGACTCCACGTCGCGCATTCTCGACCCGCAAGTCATCGGAGAAGAGCATTACAAGGTGGCTCGTGGTGTCCAGTCCGTGTTGCAACGGTATAAGGATTTGCAGGACATCATCGCCATTCTCGGTATGGATGAGTTGTCTGAAGACGACAAGATGGCCGTGGCGCGCGCGCGTAAAATTCAGCGCTTCCTTTCCCAGCCGTTCCATGTGGCCGAAGCGTTCACCGGAGCGCCGGGGAAGTATGTCAAGCTCAAGGATACGGTGCGGAGCTTCAAGGAAATCCTCGAAGGGAAATACGACCACCTGCCTGAGCAG